One window of the Amycolatopsis mediterranei genome contains the following:
- a CDS encoding ATP-binding protein has protein sequence MHESRSTLRRPADAAWWPAHWSVRTKISVVLLLPVLVAVALAEVRIQGELDRATALSAARDRLPVLHDTIDLTASLGEEMVTAVAVPAGAPDTVTAAVDAKVAAVQRDAGFAPLPGDTGRALNTALGKLAGIRAAGAGGGDVRTKAAGYNDIIATLGDLVPAFVPADAGTETAAGAETARLLVHLRAELATEETYARAARNSPDDASLRPAVVQTAAEQEVLGEQAEHQLGGALLARFKAATSSADARLDALQESGTRAPLASFAPSIAAETTGVTAVLNDVAAKLAGDVSAAADRARADSLRDAALVLGSLLGALAIALLVVRSLVTPVRRLRAAALRAANEQLPETVRQIREGHDVDWRAVPGSGVRTDEEIGQLARAFDDMHRQAVRLAVEQAELRKQVSEMFMTLSRRSQSLVEQQLSIIEDLEAGEQDPGRLDELFRIDHIATRLRRNGENLHVLAGGRPVRHGREPVPTRDLLRAATSEVKDYRRVALGNAPRSSVQPEAAADVVHILAELLENATRFSPPEHKVALTADRGADGGLLIEVVDQGLGMTPAELATVNARLAAAGTVGPETTRRMGLFVVGRLAALHGVTVRLRATGAAGRHAGVTASVHVPGALVLADLARPIGAGRLAPAGRNGHTRPPVVPVVPAQASTPIFEQVVTSWFTEPPAKPVVRRNGAKGPAQWPAAGERSEEVSEPEENPAAEPPAAHRAPDSPAATEAAVNRIASVEAEWPGGAEGSEVHGAESAASTVDRIAPVEGARAETRAVHGTGSAEPADRIAPVEAGWPSRAETPAAHRAAPAEQTAFAEAASRTHRAETAPAHAADPTLRSAPTPVGEWDTPADRTRQAAESALKPPAAQNLTDAGLPTRRPGAQLAPGAVVPRVREQAGGTFRDAAAVRSSLSRHYQGMRAARLESAARTEQSGKDEVDPR, from the coding sequence ATGCACGAAAGCAGATCCACGCTCCGCCGCCCGGCGGACGCCGCGTGGTGGCCGGCGCACTGGAGCGTCCGCACCAAGATCAGCGTCGTCCTGCTGCTGCCGGTCCTGGTCGCGGTGGCGCTCGCGGAAGTCCGGATCCAGGGCGAACTCGACCGGGCGACCGCGCTCAGCGCGGCCCGCGACCGGCTGCCGGTGCTGCACGACACGATCGACTTGACCGCCTCGCTGGGCGAGGAAATGGTGACCGCGGTGGCGGTCCCGGCGGGCGCGCCGGACACGGTGACCGCGGCCGTCGACGCGAAGGTGGCCGCGGTCCAGCGCGACGCCGGGTTCGCGCCGCTGCCGGGCGACACCGGCCGGGCGCTGAACACCGCGCTGGGCAAGCTCGCCGGGATCCGCGCGGCCGGCGCCGGCGGGGGCGACGTCCGCACGAAGGCCGCCGGCTACAACGACATCATCGCCACCCTCGGCGACCTCGTGCCCGCCTTCGTCCCGGCCGACGCCGGCACCGAGACCGCGGCGGGCGCCGAAACCGCCCGGCTGCTGGTGCACCTGCGGGCCGAGCTGGCCACCGAGGAGACCTACGCGCGGGCGGCCCGGAACAGCCCGGACGATGCTTCGCTGCGCCCGGCCGTCGTGCAGACCGCGGCCGAGCAGGAGGTGCTCGGCGAACAAGCCGAACACCAGCTCGGTGGGGCGCTCCTGGCCCGGTTCAAAGCGGCGACGAGTTCCGCCGACGCCCGCCTCGACGCCCTGCAGGAGAGCGGGACCCGCGCGCCGCTCGCGTCGTTCGCGCCCTCGATCGCCGCGGAGACGACCGGCGTGACGGCCGTGCTGAACGACGTCGCGGCGAAGCTGGCGGGCGACGTCTCGGCCGCGGCCGACCGGGCCCGCGCGGATTCGCTGCGCGACGCGGCCCTGGTGCTCGGTTCGCTGCTCGGCGCGCTCGCGATCGCGCTGCTGGTGGTGCGATCGCTGGTCACGCCGGTGCGCCGGCTGCGCGCGGCCGCCCTGCGCGCGGCGAACGAGCAGCTGCCGGAGACCGTCCGGCAGATCCGCGAGGGCCACGACGTCGACTGGCGCGCGGTGCCCGGCAGCGGGGTCCGGACCGACGAGGAGATCGGGCAGCTGGCGCGCGCGTTCGACGACATGCACCGCCAGGCGGTCCGGCTCGCCGTCGAGCAGGCCGAGCTGCGCAAACAGGTCAGCGAGATGTTCATGACGCTGTCGCGGCGGAGCCAGTCGCTGGTCGAGCAGCAGCTGTCGATCATCGAAGACCTCGAGGCGGGCGAGCAGGACCCGGGCCGGCTCGACGAGCTGTTCCGGATCGACCACATCGCGACCCGGCTGCGCCGCAACGGCGAGAACCTGCACGTCCTGGCGGGCGGCCGCCCGGTCCGCCACGGCCGCGAACCGGTGCCGACGCGCGACCTCCTGCGCGCGGCGACGTCGGAGGTCAAGGACTACCGCCGGGTGGCGCTGGGCAACGCGCCGCGCAGTTCGGTCCAGCCCGAAGCGGCGGCGGACGTGGTGCACATCCTGGCCGAGCTGCTGGAGAACGCGACGCGCTTTTCGCCGCCGGAGCACAAGGTGGCGCTGACGGCCGACCGCGGCGCCGACGGCGGGCTGCTCATCGAGGTGGTCGACCAGGGGCTGGGCATGACCCCGGCGGAGCTGGCCACGGTGAACGCCCGGCTGGCGGCGGCCGGCACGGTCGGCCCGGAGACGACGCGCCGGATGGGGCTGTTCGTGGTCGGCAGGCTGGCGGCGCTGCACGGGGTGACGGTGCGCTTGCGGGCCACGGGAGCGGCGGGCCGCCACGCGGGGGTGACGGCGAGCGTCCACGTCCCGGGCGCGCTGGTGCTCGCGGACCTGGCCCGCCCGATCGGCGCGGGCCGCCTGGCCCCGGCGGGCCGCAACGGTCACACGCGGCCGCCGGTGGTGCCGGTGGTGCCGGCCCAGGCGTCGACGCCGATCTTCGAGCAGGTGGTGACGAGCTGGTTCACCGAGCCCCCGGCCAAGCCGGTGGTCCGCCGGAACGGAGCCAAGGGCCCGGCCCAGTGGCCGGCGGCGGGGGAGCGGTCGGAGGAGGTCTCCGAGCCGGAGGAGAACCCGGCGGCCGAGCCTCCTGCGGCCCACCGGGCACCGGACTCGCCGGCCGCGACGGAGGCGGCGGTGAACCGGATCGCGTCGGTCGAGGCGGAGTGGCCGGGCGGTGCCGAGGGTTCCGAGGTGCACGGAGCGGAGTCGGCGGCGTCGACGGTGGACCGGATCGCTCCGGTCGAGGGCGCCCGAGCAGAGACTCGCGCGGTGCATGGGACCGGTTCGGCGGAGCCGGCGGACCGGATCGCTCCGGTCGAGGCGGGATGGCCGTCCCGCGCGGAGACTCCCGCGGCGCACCGAGCCGCCCCAGCGGAGCAGACCGCTTTCGCCGAAGCGGCAAGCCGGACCCACCGAGCCGAAACCGCGCCGGCGCACGCCGCCGATCCCACCCTCCGTTCCGCGCCGACCCCCGTCGGGGAGTGGGACACTCCGGCCGACCGCACGCGGCAAGCCGCCGAAAGCGCTCTCAAGCCTCCGGCCGCGCAAAACCTCACCGATGCCGGCCTGCCCACCCGGCGGCCCGGTGCGCAGCTCGCTCCCGGGGCCGTCGTTCCTCGCGTGCGCGAGCAGGCCGGCGGGACCTTCCGCGACGCCGCCGCCGTGCGCAGCAGTCTCTCGCGGCACTACCAAGGCATGCGCGCCGCCCGGTTGGAAAGCGCCGCGCGTACCGAACAATCCGGAAAGGACGAAGTGGATCCGCGATGA
- a CDS encoding roadblock/LC7 domain-containing protein, translating to MTELHPRRSATEPAARSLRGTLPAPPERSATLNWLVNGFVQDVSGVAHAVLVSADGLLVAADDSLPRERGDQLAAIAAGLSSLSLGTAELFTAGRVVQSVIEMEQGFLLLMSVGDGSNLVVLASTGCDIGLVGYEMTMLVERVGQKVDVPAREIPVAQDHR from the coding sequence ATGACGGAACTGCACCCCCGGCGCTCCGCCACCGAGCCGGCGGCCCGCTCGCTGCGCGGGACGCTCCCCGCGCCGCCCGAACGGTCCGCGACGCTGAACTGGCTCGTCAACGGGTTCGTCCAGGACGTTTCGGGTGTCGCGCACGCCGTGCTCGTCTCCGCCGACGGCCTGCTCGTGGCGGCCGACGACAGCCTGCCCCGGGAACGCGGCGACCAGCTCGCGGCCATCGCGGCCGGCCTGTCGAGCCTGTCCCTCGGCACCGCCGAACTCTTCACCGCCGGCCGGGTGGTGCAGTCGGTGATCGAGATGGAACAGGGGTTCCTGCTGCTGATGAGCGTCGGCGACGGCTCGAACCTGGTCGTGCTCGCCTCGACCGGCTGCGACATCGGGCTGGTCGGCTACGAGATGACGATGCTGGTCGAGCGGGTGGGGCAGAAGGTCGACGTGCCCGCGCGCGAGATACCGGTGGCCCAGGACCACCGGTGA
- a CDS encoding DUF742 domain-containing protein, translating to MIDDAPGDEPRRSPALARPYAWTEGRTAPAVEIAVEALVETTADGRAEAVYQTSSALAEVLELCVRPRSLMEIAALLALPLGVVRVLVSDLMQDYLVIVRDTLSDTATWDERHDLMERVLHGLRDL from the coding sequence GTGATCGACGACGCGCCCGGGGACGAGCCGCGCCGCAGCCCGGCGCTGGCCCGCCCCTACGCGTGGACCGAAGGCCGGACGGCCCCGGCCGTCGAAATCGCCGTCGAAGCCCTGGTCGAGACCACCGCCGACGGCCGGGCCGAGGCCGTCTACCAGACGTCGAGCGCGCTGGCGGAGGTGCTCGAGCTGTGCGTCCGGCCGCGGTCGCTGATGGAGATCGCCGCGCTGCTGGCCCTGCCGCTCGGCGTGGTCCGCGTGCTCGTGTCGGACCTGATGCAGGACTACCTGGTGATCGTCCGCGACACGCTGTCGGACACGGCCACCTGGGACGAGCGCCACGACCTGATGGAACGCGTGCTGCACGGGCTGCGCGACCTGTAG
- a CDS encoding MHYT domain-containing protein: MEHFALGHWLLVLAYLTSVVGCALGLACAVQARHAADPRHRVRWLVLAAVSIGGVGIWLMHFVAMLGFSTPGMPVRYDIFRTVLSAILSVVAVFAGLVVVGGRAKFGWWRLALGGVITGLAVNVMHYTGMSALRVKGDFGYDGGLVALSVVIAVVAATAALWFAVFLDRLALRLLAGFVMGAAVTGMHYTGMAAVRMTMDANAPDPAGAEVFSFLFPVFVLAAIAMAVPLCAVLMAPAVSPEAAESGVEDAVAV, encoded by the coding sequence ATGGAGCATTTCGCGCTGGGGCACTGGCTGCTCGTGCTCGCGTACCTGACGTCGGTGGTCGGCTGCGCGCTCGGGCTGGCGTGCGCGGTCCAAGCCCGGCACGCGGCCGATCCCCGCCACCGCGTGCGGTGGCTGGTGCTGGCCGCCGTCTCGATCGGCGGCGTCGGCATCTGGCTGATGCACTTCGTGGCCATGCTCGGCTTCAGCACCCCGGGCATGCCGGTCCGCTACGACATCTTCCGCACGGTCCTGTCGGCGATCCTGTCGGTGGTGGCGGTGTTCGCGGGGCTCGTGGTGGTGGGCGGCCGCGCGAAGTTCGGCTGGTGGCGCCTCGCCCTAGGCGGCGTCATCACCGGCCTGGCGGTGAATGTCATGCACTACACGGGGATGTCGGCGCTGCGGGTGAAGGGCGACTTCGGCTACGACGGCGGCCTGGTGGCCCTCTCGGTGGTGATCGCGGTGGTGGCGGCGACCGCGGCGCTGTGGTTCGCGGTCTTCCTCGACCGCCTTGCGCTGCGGCTGCTGGCCGGCTTCGTGATGGGCGCGGCGGTGACGGGCATGCACTACACGGGCATGGCGGCGGTCCGGATGACGATGGACGCGAACGCCCCGGACCCGGCGGGCGCGGAGGTGTTCTCGTTCCTGTTCCCGGTGTTCGTGCTGGCGGCGATCGCGATGGCCGTGCCGCTGTGCGCGGTCCTGATGGCGCCGGCGGTTTCGCCGGAGGCCGCCGAGTCCGGCGTGGAAGACGCCGTCGCGGTGTGA
- a CDS encoding GntR family transcriptional regulator: MKRDRVRRHLLKVIENAGPGTGLASERDLAAELGVSRPTVRAAIDELTRTGLLVRQRGRGTFTSPHKVTQELATGLAVPPAEGHWTSRVVAFAVSPAPRTLAGELELEPGAPVLRVTRVRYVDDEPIAIESLALPAALVPGLRPADLEAGNFYRLLRERFGIAVQDAVQTIEPAVTDPGQAELLEIAVYAPILHIERLTRDTTGRIVELTRSSYRGDRYRITSKLRFDAESG, encoded by the coding sequence GTGAAGCGCGACCGCGTCCGGCGGCACCTGCTGAAGGTGATCGAGAACGCCGGCCCCGGCACCGGGCTCGCCTCCGAACGGGACCTCGCCGCGGAACTGGGCGTCTCCCGCCCGACCGTCCGCGCCGCCATCGACGAGCTGACCCGCACCGGGCTGCTGGTGCGCCAGCGCGGCCGGGGCACGTTCACCAGTCCGCACAAGGTCACCCAGGAGCTGGCGACCGGGCTCGCGGTGCCGCCCGCGGAAGGCCACTGGACCAGCCGGGTGGTCGCGTTCGCGGTGTCGCCGGCCCCGCGGACGCTGGCCGGGGAACTGGAACTCGAGCCGGGCGCGCCGGTGCTGCGCGTCACCCGGGTCCGGTACGTCGACGACGAGCCGATCGCGATCGAAAGCCTGGCGCTGCCCGCGGCCCTGGTCCCCGGCCTGCGCCCGGCGGACCTGGAAGCGGGCAACTTCTACCGGCTGCTGCGCGAACGCTTCGGGATCGCCGTGCAGGACGCGGTGCAGACGATCGAACCCGCGGTCACCGACCCCGGCCAGGCCGAGCTCCTCGAAATCGCGGTGTACGCCCCGATCCTGCACATCGAGCGGCTCACCCGCGACACCACCGGCCGGATAGTCGAGCTGACCCGCTCGTCCTACCGCGGCGACCGGTATCGCATCACGTCGAAACTCCGCTTCGACGCCGAATCCGGCTGA
- a CDS encoding beta-N-acetylhexosaminidase: MLIPRPAQLTRRAGSCVPTGILAGPGTRGPARLLAAYTGLPLVPDGPVIRLARKPGLGPEEYTLEVTPGRALLTASTDAGLLAGVQTIRQLHPRLPCLTIRDAPRLLWRGVLLDVARHFMPLSFLREFVDLLALHKFNVLHLHLTDDQGWRIEIDRRPRLTEVGAWRAESMVGPAGSGVFDGVPHGGFYTQRELRDLVAFAAERGVRIVPEIDLPGHVRAALAAYPSLGNRPSVALPVWTEWGISPDILGVHDEAFAFCRDVLTQVAGVFPAPYLHIGGDECPTTQWETSPVARATAASLGVRPAELHPWFLGRLHDIVAELGRRAVCWDETGHAAGRLPADLVVTAWRDPAHGALAVARGHQVVMAPHTSTYFDYRQSEDPGEPPRGPVTTLEDVYRFDPLAGGLPVSDGTAPGVLGTQAQLWTEHAPTPEHVRHLAFPRLCALAERAWSPPGRGYADFHQRLAGHLDRLRALGALPKERVRFAGALGVSGKTVP; the protein is encoded by the coding sequence ATGCTCATCCCCCGCCCCGCGCAGCTGACCCGCCGCGCCGGTTCCTGCGTGCCCACCGGAATCCTGGCGGGCCCCGGCACCCGGGGCCCGGCCCGGCTGCTCGCCGCGTACACCGGGCTCCCCCTGGTCCCCGACGGGCCCGTCATCCGGCTCGCGCGGAAACCGGGGCTCGGGCCGGAGGAGTACACCCTGGAAGTCACCCCCGGCCGCGCGCTGCTCACCGCGTCCACGGACGCGGGCCTGCTCGCCGGGGTGCAGACGATCCGCCAGCTGCACCCGCGGCTGCCGTGCCTGACGATCCGCGACGCGCCCCGCCTGCTGTGGCGCGGCGTGCTGCTCGACGTCGCCCGGCACTTCATGCCGCTTTCGTTCCTGCGCGAGTTCGTCGATCTCCTGGCGCTGCACAAGTTCAACGTCCTGCACCTGCACCTCACCGACGACCAGGGCTGGCGGATCGAGATCGACCGCCGGCCCCGGCTCACCGAGGTCGGGGCCTGGCGGGCCGAATCGATGGTCGGGCCCGCGGGCAGCGGCGTCTTCGACGGCGTCCCGCACGGCGGCTTCTACACCCAGCGGGAGCTGCGCGACCTGGTCGCCTTCGCCGCCGAGCGCGGCGTGCGGATCGTGCCGGAGATCGACCTGCCCGGGCACGTGCGCGCGGCACTGGCCGCCTACCCTTCGCTGGGCAACCGGCCGTCGGTGGCCCTGCCGGTGTGGACGGAGTGGGGCATCAGCCCCGACATCCTCGGCGTCCACGACGAGGCCTTCGCCTTCTGCCGGGACGTGCTCACGCAGGTCGCCGGCGTGTTCCCTGCGCCGTACCTGCACATCGGCGGCGACGAATGCCCGACGACGCAGTGGGAGACCAGCCCGGTCGCGCGGGCCACCGCGGCGAGCCTCGGGGTGCGCCCCGCCGAACTCCACCCGTGGTTCCTCGGCCGGCTGCACGACATCGTCGCGGAGCTGGGCCGCCGGGCCGTGTGCTGGGACGAGACCGGCCACGCCGCGGGACGGCTGCCCGCGGACCTGGTCGTCACCGCGTGGCGCGACCCCGCCCACGGTGCGCTCGCCGTCGCCCGCGGCCACCAGGTCGTCATGGCGCCGCACACGTCGACGTACTTCGACTACCGGCAGAGCGAGGACCCCGGCGAGCCGCCGCGCGGACCCGTGACGACGCTGGAGGACGTCTACCGCTTCGATCCACTGGCGGGCGGGCTGCCCGTCAGCGACGGGACGGCGCCCGGGGTGCTCGGCACCCAGGCGCAGCTGTGGACCGAGCACGCGCCGACGCCCGAGCACGTGCGGCACCTGGCGTTCCCGCGGCTGTGTGCGCTGGCCGAACGGGCGTGGTCGCCGCCGGGCCGCGGTTATGCTGATTTCCACCAGCGCCTGGCCGGCCACCTCGACCGGCTGCGCGCGCTGGGTGCCCTGCCGAAGGAGCGCGTCCGGTTCGCCGGCGCGCTCGGAGTGTCCGGGAAGACGGTGCCTTGA
- a CDS encoding carbohydrate ABC transporter permease yields MIRRIGRNVTAAVFCLVWIFPVYWMVLTAFKPAGKILSPTPEFLPLDVTLDNFAGALAKPGFVQDLANSVVVVVSVVVLSIVVAFLAATALTRFRFFGRRSFLIGVLVLQMVPVPALVIPLFLGLKSAHLLDTLPGLILTYVALVLPFTIWTLRGFLHGIPVELEEAAMVDGATRGRVMRSVLLPLVLPGLIATSVFAFITAWNDFLFAYVIMKDSSGYTLPVWLVSFSTSTGTDYGGLIAASTLFALPVVVFFALVQRHLVEGMTAGAVKG; encoded by the coding sequence GTGATCCGGCGGATCGGCCGCAACGTCACCGCGGCCGTCTTCTGTCTCGTGTGGATCTTCCCGGTCTACTGGATGGTGCTCACGGCGTTCAAACCCGCCGGCAAGATCCTCAGTCCCACGCCGGAGTTCCTGCCCCTCGACGTCACCCTGGACAACTTCGCCGGCGCGCTCGCCAAACCGGGGTTCGTCCAGGACCTCGCCAACAGCGTCGTGGTCGTCGTGTCGGTCGTCGTCTTGTCCATTGTGGTCGCTTTCCTGGCCGCGACGGCGTTGACGCGCTTCCGGTTCTTCGGGCGCCGCAGCTTCCTCATCGGCGTGCTGGTGCTGCAGATGGTGCCGGTGCCCGCGCTGGTCATCCCGCTGTTCCTCGGCCTCAAGAGCGCACACCTGCTCGACACGCTGCCCGGGCTGATCCTGACCTACGTGGCGCTCGTGCTGCCGTTCACGATCTGGACGTTGCGCGGCTTCCTGCACGGGATCCCGGTCGAACTGGAGGAAGCGGCGATGGTCGACGGCGCGACGCGCGGGCGGGTCATGCGTTCGGTCCTGCTGCCGCTCGTGCTGCCCGGGCTGATCGCGACCAGCGTGTTCGCCTTCATCACCGCGTGGAACGACTTCCTGTTCGCCTACGTGATCATGAAGGACAGCTCGGGCTACACGCTGCCGGTCTGGCTGGTTTCGTTCAGCACCAGCACGGGCACCGACTACGGCGGCCTCATCGCCGCCTCGACGCTGTTCGCGCTGCCCGTCGTCGTCTTCTTCGCGCTCGTGCAGCGCCACCTGGTCGAAGGCATGACCGCGGGCGCGGTGAAGGGCTGA
- a CDS encoding carbohydrate ABC transporter permease, with protein MLLEKAPTRERTPRVSLLPYGLLLPAAALLGLVLGYPLVRLVVISLQEYGLRSLFTGTTRFAGGDNYAAVLADPQLLPVLGRSLGFCAALVAGTLVIASGVALLLQRLGRRMRTAVTLSLIAAWALPNVASTLVWQWLFQPGYGVVNWLLTRLGFGDLTQHDWTTSPASAFTLVWLLVVWQSVPFAALTLHAGLSQIPRSYYEAAALDGAGPWRVHRTITVPFLQPILGLVTILSVIWDFTVFNQIWILTQGGPGGGTTTLGIWTFTRAFSRNDFGQGAAIAVVSVALLAGLTAVYVRRLVRSGEDL; from the coding sequence GTGCTGCTCGAGAAGGCGCCCACCCGGGAAAGAACGCCACGCGTTTCCCTGCTGCCCTACGGCCTGCTCCTGCCCGCGGCCGCGCTGCTCGGGCTCGTGCTCGGCTATCCGCTCGTCCGGCTGGTCGTCATCTCGCTGCAGGAGTACGGGCTGCGGTCGCTGTTCACCGGCACGACGCGCTTCGCCGGCGGGGACAACTACGCTGCCGTCCTCGCCGATCCCCAGCTGCTCCCGGTCCTCGGGCGCAGCCTCGGGTTCTGCGCCGCGCTGGTGGCCGGCACGCTCGTGATCGCCTCCGGCGTCGCCCTGCTGCTGCAGCGCCTGGGCCGCCGGATGCGCACGGCGGTCACCCTCAGCCTGATCGCGGCGTGGGCGCTGCCGAACGTGGCGTCCACCCTGGTCTGGCAGTGGCTCTTCCAGCCCGGCTACGGCGTGGTGAACTGGCTGCTGACCCGGCTCGGTTTCGGGGACCTCACCCAGCACGACTGGACCACGAGCCCGGCGTCGGCGTTCACCCTCGTCTGGCTGCTGGTCGTGTGGCAGTCGGTCCCGTTCGCCGCGCTCACCCTGCACGCCGGTCTCTCGCAGATCCCGCGCTCCTACTACGAAGCCGCGGCGCTGGACGGCGCCGGGCCGTGGCGGGTGCACCGCACGATCACCGTCCCGTTCCTGCAGCCGATCCTCGGCCTGGTCACCATCCTCTCGGTCATCTGGGACTTCACCGTGTTCAACCAGATCTGGATCCTCACCCAGGGCGGCCCGGGCGGCGGCACGACGACGCTGGGCATCTGGACCTTCACGCGGGCCTTCAGCCGCAACGACTTCGGCCAGGGCGCGGCGATCGCCGTCGTCTCGGTCGCGCTGCTCGCCGGCCTGACCGCCGTGTACGTGCGGCGGCTCGTCCGCTCCGGGGAGGACCTGTGA
- a CDS encoding extracellular solute-binding protein, with amino-acid sequence MRRPVLAAVLAVAAVTATACGTDTPAPAARGGELTVWLMNGDLSDKATAAITTAFEKATGAKVTVQIQEWDNINTKISTALAQDSTPDVIEIGNTDVPLFAANGALTDLNPHRDELAAGQTWLPGLAGPATVDGHLYGAPLFAGNRAVIYDKQVWADAGVTAPPKTLPELTAALDKIKAKHPAPDYSAFHFPGRYWFGALQFVWDAGGQLATQRAGKWAGALESPEALKGLQAWKDFQNAYSSPASRNVDTKAPDQAAIFSAGGAAAILDTSVNTVLKNKPELKDRLGTFPFPSGTPGKTQPVFLGGSDVVVAAKSRNSDLALAYLKAATDPAVQRDAIAGIDGWTPISTELIDRITPALPPLNAAFATAAKTSVATPAAPGWATIESDKSINTFFADIATGRRPIADAAKEFDAHLTEALGAR; translated from the coding sequence GTGCGCAGACCCGTCCTCGCCGCCGTACTGGCCGTCGCCGCCGTGACCGCCACCGCCTGCGGCACCGACACCCCCGCTCCCGCCGCCCGCGGTGGTGAGCTGACCGTCTGGCTGATGAACGGCGATCTCAGCGACAAGGCCACCGCGGCGATCACCACCGCGTTCGAGAAGGCCACCGGCGCGAAGGTCACCGTGCAGATCCAGGAATGGGACAACATCAACACGAAGATCAGCACCGCGCTGGCCCAGGACAGCACGCCGGACGTCATCGAAATCGGCAACACCGACGTCCCGCTGTTCGCCGCCAACGGCGCGCTGACCGACCTCAACCCGCACCGCGACGAGCTGGCCGCGGGCCAGACCTGGCTGCCCGGCCTGGCCGGACCGGCCACTGTGGACGGACACCTCTACGGCGCGCCGCTGTTCGCCGGCAACCGCGCGGTGATCTACGACAAGCAGGTCTGGGCCGACGCCGGCGTCACCGCCCCGCCGAAGACCCTGCCGGAGCTCACCGCGGCCCTGGACAAGATCAAGGCGAAGCACCCGGCGCCGGACTACTCGGCCTTCCACTTCCCCGGCCGGTACTGGTTCGGCGCGCTGCAGTTCGTCTGGGACGCGGGCGGGCAGCTGGCCACGCAGAGGGCCGGGAAGTGGGCCGGTGCGCTCGAAAGCCCCGAAGCGCTGAAGGGGCTGCAGGCGTGGAAGGACTTCCAGAACGCCTACTCCTCCCCCGCGTCCCGCAACGTCGACACCAAGGCTCCTGACCAGGCCGCGATCTTCTCCGCCGGCGGGGCCGCGGCCATCCTCGACACGAGCGTCAACACCGTGCTCAAGAACAAGCCGGAGCTGAAGGACCGGCTGGGCACGTTCCCGTTCCCGAGCGGCACGCCCGGGAAGACGCAGCCGGTGTTCCTCGGCGGCTCGGACGTCGTCGTCGCCGCCAAGAGCCGCAACTCCGACCTCGCGCTGGCCTACCTGAAGGCGGCCACGGACCCGGCCGTGCAGCGTGACGCCATCGCCGGCATCGACGGCTGGACGCCGATCTCGACCGAGCTGATCGACCGGATCACGCCGGCGCTGCCGCCGCTCAACGCCGCTTTCGCCACCGCGGCGAAGACCAGCGTCGCCACTCCGGCCGCCCCCGGCTGGGCGACCATCGAGAGCGACAAGTCCATCAACACGTTCTTCGCCGACATCGCCACCGGACGCCGGCCGATCGCCGACGCGGCCAAGGAGTTCGACGCCCACCTGACCGAGGCGCTGGGCGCCCGCTGA